A genomic stretch from Porphyromonadaceae bacterium W3.11 includes:
- a CDS encoding zinc-dependent metalloprotease, whose translation MIFSLNSCSVIKLKSDAKSNKNAKEVNLSDYEKVVADSTEVAKGLFNVYQSGDKYYFDIPTSYLGRDLLVVNRILQVPPELNEAGINKGINYENTLISFSLSHDKKKLLITNVKPKPEFPEGDLIGISIDENFRSPLMAKLPVHAFSSDSTSVIVEMTKFFDGSSSLLNHLFDMISIGGNPEKELSSIVRVSAFPNNLTVVSDFGTKVSEGRGNVYLTVRTSSSFVLLPEHPMRGRALSPRIGFFTVPQTFYSDNQVSVKKEQYITRWRLEPSDPEAYLRGELVEPITPIIFYIDSSTPKKWRKYMKEGIEDWQVAFEKAGFKNAIIAREVDEEINHDDLSISSINYIASDKMNAMGPSVFDPRSGEIIQADIIWWHNVLTMLRNWIVLQTGATQDGAAQWNIPEELLGDAMRFVACHEVGHSLGLRHNMIASSAYNVQDLRDPAFTAKNGTSASIMDYARFNYVAQPGDGVKHFSPQIGPYDLLAIEYGYRWYGDNVTKKQENSKLQALLNKHTGKLYRYSEAQDSRAVIDPRAQTEDLTNDPVLASELGIKNLKRILPKLEQITANGDPYQGYDELGVMLNTLINQWNTFIYHPLGLIGGLNIELTDRSMPNTPTYSFVPKEEQKRALEFLIRETITDIDWLFNAPVYKKTFPIKESPAGLIEQAPSLLLKNAQSYIFWDLLDDRRLIRMSENEWRNGSSAFTPTDLTNRLFDVIFDKSVKGKELTVEERLVQKGLVDALIQSVSTSKVTKKNSLTSMTNISYDSKSLDVIRDVNFHGSLADRISDAISVKRGLLNKIYTTIKPLQNRGSEQMRGHYIDLVLRIENAIEK comes from the coding sequence ATGATATTTTCACTCAATAGCTGCTCTGTTATCAAGCTCAAGTCTGATGCAAAAAGCAACAAGAACGCAAAAGAAGTGAATTTATCCGATTATGAAAAAGTTGTAGCCGATAGTACAGAGGTAGCAAAAGGGCTATTCAACGTATATCAAAGTGGCGACAAATATTATTTTGACATTCCCACTTCATATCTGGGTAGAGATCTACTTGTGGTCAATAGAATCCTACAGGTTCCGCCAGAGCTCAATGAAGCAGGAATTAATAAAGGTATCAATTATGAGAATACCTTAATTTCATTCTCTCTATCGCATGACAAGAAAAAACTATTAATAACCAACGTGAAACCTAAGCCAGAATTCCCTGAAGGTGATTTAATAGGTATCTCTATTGATGAGAATTTCCGATCCCCTCTAATGGCGAAACTTCCAGTACATGCATTCTCATCTGATTCGACATCAGTAATAGTGGAGATGACAAAGTTCTTTGATGGTTCTTCATCTCTACTTAACCACCTCTTTGATATGATTAGTATTGGAGGAAATCCTGAGAAAGAGCTATCATCGATAGTGAGAGTGTCAGCATTTCCAAACAACTTAACCGTTGTATCTGACTTTGGGACAAAAGTTAGTGAGGGTAGAGGGAATGTATATCTAACTGTACGTACAAGTTCATCCTTTGTTCTCCTTCCTGAACACCCTATGAGAGGTCGTGCATTAAGCCCACGCATCGGTTTTTTCACCGTGCCACAAACTTTTTACTCAGACAACCAAGTATCAGTAAAAAAAGAACAATACATTACTCGATGGAGACTTGAGCCTTCAGATCCTGAAGCATATTTACGTGGTGAGCTTGTGGAGCCCATTACCCCTATCATTTTTTATATAGATAGTAGTACTCCTAAAAAGTGGCGAAAATACATGAAGGAAGGCATAGAAGACTGGCAAGTAGCATTTGAGAAAGCTGGTTTTAAAAATGCCATCATAGCCAGAGAGGTAGATGAAGAGATAAACCATGATGACCTCTCTATCTCAAGTATCAACTACATCGCTAGTGATAAAATGAATGCCATGGGACCATCTGTCTTCGACCCTAGAAGTGGAGAGATCATCCAAGCAGATATTATTTGGTGGCATAATGTACTCACTATGCTACGTAATTGGATTGTACTTCAGACAGGTGCCACACAAGATGGAGCTGCTCAATGGAATATACCTGAGGAGCTTCTGGGTGATGCTATGCGATTTGTGGCATGCCATGAGGTAGGTCACTCGCTAGGGCTTAGACATAATATGATTGCTTCATCTGCATACAATGTCCAAGATTTACGCGACCCAGCTTTCACGGCTAAGAATGGGACCTCTGCAAGTATAATGGATTATGCACGCTTTAACTACGTTGCTCAACCAGGTGATGGGGTAAAGCACTTCTCTCCTCAGATAGGACCATACGACTTACTTGCTATTGAGTATGGGTATAGATGGTATGGAGATAATGTGACTAAAAAACAGGAAAATTCAAAGTTGCAAGCATTACTAAATAAGCATACTGGTAAATTATACAGATATAGCGAAGCACAAGACTCAAGAGCAGTAATAGACCCGAGGGCACAAACGGAAGATCTAACAAATGACCCTGTACTTGCCTCTGAGCTAGGAATTAAAAATCTTAAAAGGATATTACCAAAGCTAGAGCAAATCACGGCCAATGGAGATCCTTATCAAGGATATGATGAGCTTGGAGTTATGCTTAACACGCTCATTAATCAATGGAATACGTTTATTTACCATCCTCTTGGTTTAATTGGTGGATTAAATATTGAATTAACTGATAGGAGTATGCCAAATACCCCTACCTATTCATTCGTACCAAAAGAGGAACAAAAAAGAGCCTTAGAGTTCTTGATCCGTGAAACTATCACAGACATAGACTGGCTATTCAATGCGCCGGTATACAAAAAAACTTTCCCAATCAAGGAGTCTCCTGCTGGTTTAATAGAGCAAGCCCCATCTCTACTACTAAAAAATGCCCAGAGCTATATTTTTTGGGATCTGTTAGACGACAGACGGCTAATTAGGATGAGTGAAAATGAATGGCGTAATGGATCAAGTGCCTTTACACCTACAGATCTTACAAATAGACTTTTTGATGTCATCTTTGATAAAAGTGTGAAGGGGAAAGAACTAACAGTGGAAGAACGCTTAGTACAAAAGGGACTAGTAGATGCTCTTATACAAAGTGTATCAACTTCTAAAGTCACAAAAAAGAATAGTTTGACATCAATGACAAATATCTCGTATGACAGCAAATCATTGGATGTAATCAGAGATGTCAATTTTCACGGAAGTTTAGCAGACCGAATCTCTGATGCTATTTCAGTCAAAAGAGGTCTCTTAAATAAAATATATACAACTATTAAACCTCTTCAAAATAGAGGTTCTGAACAGATGAGAGGACACTATATTGACTTAGTGCTTCGTATCGAAAATGCAATTGAGAAGTAA
- a CDS encoding SusC/RagA family TonB-linked outer membrane protein gives MKRILYIVSILLSSLIAINAQEVRTIKGKVTEADTNIPLPGATVFIAEGQGVDDYQPQGTITDYDGNYLLTIPKNVKKVIVSYLGFQPHTINLIDGQSVYDVSMEEDRAVLDEVVVTGYQKIERRKLTSAVKTLDSKELAQVGVPSVDQMLSGQVAGVVVTPLSGAPGASSQVRIRGTVSLSGSSEPLWVLDGIPLDGDQIPSDFNSQSSLDELRNTSIAGLNPADIENITILKDAAATAIYGARAANGVIVITSKRGKEGKMRVQFSADMFYTARPNPDKLNLLNPSEKVDLELGLLKNPLHTYRSNQGEVARIIERHGLTDSYKENGINALTPETLQEIDALRNKGTNWFREIYEPTFNQQYTLSLSGGSEKTHYYVSGGYYSEDGTTKGTSFKRYNLTSNTDFKISDKVTSSLSIFANQNNRSTYLTNGENSNAQYYSRNVNPYLEVVDANGNFIYDPDVLNSDDQPIPFNYREEQENTKYTLQGQSLKAVLELAYRPLDWLKATTQLGLQFENNSTERFADKESYYTRQYAASNRYNKDGKTATILPDGGIIQNWNDRFFQYNWRTQVFMNHNFNNDHDVDFMAGVELRRNEYDNIHTKGFGFDPNSNTTKPLVFPEGFRDTDKPSLRQYHKQTVENAFVSFFSTASYTYKERYTIFGSLRLDGSNLFGVDPKYRYLPLWSISGAWNAGREEFLQDVSWLSNLRVRGSYGLQGNIDKNTSPFVKGEWNTTSFFPGISEQIVSVTSPPNQYLRWEKTSNINAGIDIGLWNRLDISFDYYYRNSDDLISLKSIPLENGFNFVNLNWGQVENRGWELSLNSTNISTKDWTWTTGLNFSKNRSKVLKYNVADNSYTPSLEGYPVNAVFAIPTAGIDPETGLMRFRGKEDEILGYKEFYNLSSGIWGDVISGYTPEEMRQLFKYIGDRDPKLTGGINSKLRFKNFDFSIYANFVIDRIAQKQPPYKPTHINPGVNYTRDILSMWTPANKAGTLPKLLNGNISGEDPEALASAWISSYDPSSSFNSYDIWYKKMSYIRVNSIRLGYTLTPEMLNSHTINAVRFSLEFKNPFVFSTDYSGFFDPEGYGNIYVQPIAKTISLGIQVTL, from the coding sequence ATGAAAAGAATATTATACATAGTCTCTATACTATTGAGTTCGTTGATAGCTATCAATGCACAAGAAGTAAGGACTATTAAAGGTAAAGTTACCGAAGCTGATACAAATATCCCATTGCCTGGAGCAACTGTTTTTATTGCTGAGGGACAGGGCGTTGACGACTATCAGCCTCAAGGGACAATAACAGACTATGATGGCAACTATCTCTTAACAATCCCGAAGAACGTAAAGAAAGTCATCGTTAGCTATTTAGGGTTTCAACCTCATACGATAAACCTAATAGATGGACAGTCTGTTTACGATGTGTCGATGGAAGAAGATAGAGCTGTACTAGACGAAGTCGTCGTTACAGGGTACCAAAAAATCGAACGCCGAAAATTGACTTCAGCCGTAAAAACACTTGATAGTAAGGAATTAGCACAGGTAGGAGTTCCTAGTGTTGATCAAATGCTATCTGGTCAAGTCGCAGGAGTGGTAGTGACACCCCTCTCTGGTGCTCCTGGTGCTTCAAGCCAAGTAAGAATTAGAGGTACTGTCTCTCTATCTGGTAGCTCCGAACCTCTTTGGGTACTTGATGGTATTCCATTGGATGGAGACCAAATCCCAAGTGACTTTAACTCTCAAAGTTCTCTTGATGAACTAAGAAACACCTCTATCGCAGGACTCAATCCAGCTGACATTGAAAATATCACAATCCTAAAGGATGCCGCAGCTACTGCTATTTACGGTGCACGTGCTGCGAATGGCGTTATTGTTATTACCTCCAAGAGGGGAAAAGAAGGTAAGATGCGTGTACAATTCTCTGCAGATATGTTTTACACAGCACGTCCTAATCCTGATAAACTAAACCTTTTGAACCCTTCCGAAAAGGTAGATCTAGAGCTAGGATTACTAAAAAATCCTTTACATACATACAGATCTAACCAAGGAGAGGTTGCTCGAATCATTGAGCGGCACGGACTAACTGATTCATATAAAGAAAATGGTATAAATGCTCTCACCCCTGAAACTCTACAAGAAATAGATGCTCTAAGAAACAAGGGCACCAACTGGTTTAGGGAGATTTATGAACCAACGTTCAATCAACAGTATACACTCAGCTTATCCGGTGGTAGTGAAAAAACGCATTACTATGTATCTGGTGGTTATTATTCTGAAGACGGAACAACCAAAGGAACATCTTTCAAGAGGTATAACTTAACGTCAAACACAGACTTTAAAATTAGTGATAAAGTTACGAGTAGCTTGAGCATTTTTGCCAATCAAAATAATAGATCTACATACTTAACGAATGGTGAAAATTCTAATGCTCAATATTACTCTAGAAATGTAAATCCATATCTTGAAGTCGTTGATGCCAATGGCAACTTCATATATGATCCAGATGTACTAAATTCAGATGACCAACCCATCCCGTTTAACTATCGAGAGGAGCAAGAAAATACTAAATATACTCTGCAAGGACAGTCACTCAAAGCGGTATTAGAGCTAGCTTATAGGCCACTTGATTGGTTGAAAGCAACGACACAATTAGGTCTCCAATTTGAAAATAACTCAACTGAGAGATTTGCTGATAAGGAGTCGTACTATACTAGACAGTACGCAGCATCTAATAGATATAATAAAGATGGCAAGACCGCAACCATTCTTCCTGATGGAGGAATTATACAAAACTGGAATGATCGTTTCTTCCAATATAATTGGCGTACTCAAGTTTTCATGAATCATAATTTTAACAATGATCATGATGTTGATTTTATGGCTGGAGTAGAACTGCGTCGTAATGAGTATGATAATATTCACACAAAAGGTTTTGGATTCGATCCGAATAGTAATACGACTAAACCACTGGTCTTTCCAGAAGGGTTTAGAGACACCGATAAGCCATCATTACGACAGTATCACAAACAGACTGTTGAGAACGCTTTTGTATCTTTTTTTAGCACAGCTAGCTATACATATAAGGAGCGCTATACTATCTTTGGTAGCTTACGCCTAGATGGTTCCAATCTTTTTGGAGTGGATCCAAAATATCGTTACTTACCTCTTTGGTCAATTTCAGGAGCTTGGAACGCTGGTAGAGAAGAATTCCTACAAGATGTATCATGGCTTTCAAACCTAAGAGTACGTGGATCCTACGGACTTCAGGGTAATATCGATAAAAACACATCTCCTTTCGTTAAAGGTGAATGGAACACCACCAGCTTCTTCCCAGGTATTTCAGAGCAAATTGTATCAGTTACATCACCTCCTAACCAATACTTAAGATGGGAGAAGACTAGCAACATCAATGCCGGTATAGACATTGGCTTATGGAATAGGCTTGATATTTCATTTGACTATTATTATCGTAATTCGGATGACCTTATTTCACTTAAGTCAATTCCTCTTGAAAATGGCTTTAACTTTGTGAACCTTAACTGGGGACAAGTAGAAAATAGAGGATGGGAATTGTCTCTAAACTCTACTAATATATCGACTAAGGATTGGACTTGGACCACAGGACTTAACTTCTCAAAAAACAGAAGTAAAGTACTGAAGTACAATGTAGCCGACAACTCTTATACCCCATCACTTGAAGGGTATCCTGTTAATGCAGTTTTTGCAATTCCTACTGCGGGAATCGACCCCGAAACTGGTCTAATGAGATTCCGTGGTAAAGAGGATGAAATACTGGGGTATAAAGAATTTTATAACCTCTCCTCTGGTATATGGGGTGATGTTATAAGTGGATATACTCCTGAAGAGATGCGTCAGTTATTTAAATATATCGGCGACCGTGATCCAAAACTAACAGGAGGTATTAATAGTAAACTTAGATTCAAGAACTTTGACTTTTCTATTTATGCAAACTTTGTTATTGATAGGATAGCTCAGAAACAACCACCTTATAAGCCAACGCATATTAACCCAGGGGTTAATTACACTCGTGATATTTTATCAATGTGGACTCCTGCCAACAAAGCAGGAACCCTTCCTAAACTCCTTAATGGAAACATCTCTGGAGAAGACCCAGAAGCTCTAGCAAGTGCGTGGATTAGCAGTTATGACCCATCATCCTCATTTAATAGCTATGACATCTGGTACAAAAAGATGAGTTATATCCGTGTTAACAGTATAAGATTAGGCTACACTCTCACTCCAGAAATGCTTAATAGCCATACGATAAACGCAGTTCGCTTTAGTTTGGAATTTAAGAATCCATTTGTATTCAGTACAGATTATTCAGGATTCTTTGATCCCGAGGGTTATGGTAATATCTATGTTCAACCAATAGCTAAAACCATTTCATTAGGAATTCAGGTTACTTTATAA
- a CDS encoding HlyD family efflux transporter periplasmic adaptor subunit, with protein MDRNIPKEVLRKEKNKKLIKFGAIALVGIGLLAVILIFLRPSISAMNLKISTVIRGTIEVSVSASGQVKPSFEEIVIAPINSRIEEVLKRPGDTVEVGTPILKLDLQSIQTDYNKKLDELQMRQYKLEQLRIKSESQLSDSKMQLEVNELQLDKMKVEVRNERYLDSIGAGTTDKVRETELKYNVAQLEQEQATKKYHNDRAVADAEIKVQELDLAIFQKTLSEVRRTLEDAAIRAPRAGVLTFVSNEIGSQAAQGSQVAIISDLSHFRVEGQIADSYADRLYPGARTLVRIGRDELKGVVSNITPLSKGGVIQFTVQLEEDDHEKLRSGLKTDVYVMTAIQEDVMMIDKGSYYSGPGKYELFVKNGEELFKREVQLGDSNHKYVEVVSGLKEGDLVVVSDMSSFKNRSKLKISK; from the coding sequence ATGGATAGAAATATACCTAAAGAGGTGCTTCGCAAGGAGAAAAACAAGAAGCTAATTAAGTTTGGTGCCATAGCATTGGTAGGCATTGGTTTATTAGCGGTTATATTGATATTTCTTCGGCCTTCAATTTCGGCTATGAATTTGAAGATCTCGACCGTTATAAGGGGGACTATAGAGGTGTCGGTGAGTGCCTCGGGGCAGGTGAAGCCTAGTTTTGAGGAGATTGTGATTGCTCCTATCAATAGCCGTATAGAGGAGGTGCTAAAGCGTCCGGGTGATACAGTGGAGGTGGGGACTCCTATCCTTAAGCTGGACTTGCAGAGTATTCAGACGGATTATAATAAGAAGTTGGATGAGCTGCAGATGCGTCAATATAAGTTGGAGCAACTTAGGATCAAGAGTGAGAGCCAATTGAGCGACAGTAAGATGCAGCTAGAGGTCAATGAACTACAGCTGGATAAGATGAAGGTGGAGGTACGTAATGAGCGTTATCTGGATAGTATCGGTGCCGGGACTACGGATAAGGTACGTGAGACGGAGCTTAAGTACAATGTGGCTCAGCTAGAGCAGGAACAGGCGACGAAGAAGTATCACAACGACCGTGCTGTAGCGGATGCGGAGATTAAGGTACAGGAGCTAGACCTCGCAATCTTCCAAAAGACATTATCGGAGGTGAGACGTACGCTGGAGGATGCGGCTATTCGTGCTCCGCGAGCTGGTGTCCTGACCTTTGTCAGTAATGAGATTGGGTCACAGGCCGCACAGGGTTCACAAGTGGCGATAATATCCGATCTATCTCACTTCAGGGTAGAGGGGCAGATAGCGGATAGTTATGCAGATAGACTCTATCCGGGTGCTCGTACATTGGTGCGAATAGGTCGGGATGAACTGAAGGGGGTGGTCTCCAATATCACTCCATTATCTAAGGGTGGTGTCATTCAGTTTACGGTTCAGTTAGAGGAGGATGACCATGAGAAACTTCGTTCTGGATTAAAGACTGATGTCTATGTGATGACTGCTATTCAGGAGGATGTGATGATGATAGATAAGGGCTCGTACTATAGTGGGCCTGGGAAGTATGAGCTTTTTGTGAAAAATGGAGAGGAGTTGTTCAAGCGGGAGGTGCAGCTAGGGGACTCCAACCATAAGTATGTAGAGGTGGTATCAGGACTAAAAGAGGGTGATCTGGTCGTTGTCTCCGATATGAGTTCCTTTAAAAACCGTAGTAAACTGAAGATTAGCAAGTA